The following proteins come from a genomic window of Sphaerisporangium rubeum:
- a CDS encoding ATP-dependent helicase, whose product MTASVLDHFTPVTRRWFTGAFAAPTAAQEGAWRSIARGDNTLVVAPTGSGKTLAAFLWSLDRLAAAHMAERPAGSRAAEDGSAKGARGRGKKKDPAPRRCRVVYVSPLKALAVDVERNLRAPLAGIGQAARAMGLTAPEVSVAVRSGDTTTEDRRRFASRPSDILITTPESLYLLLTSKARDALREVDTVIVDEVHAVAGAKRGAHLAVTLERLDTLLPRPAQRIGLSATVRPVSEIATFLGGSRPAAVVQPPSDKVIEVEVIVPVEDMTELDGPPRRPSVRGGEPGEPVAPGLAEESESPWATEDPPRRSIWPHVEEHLLGLIGSHRSTIVFANSRRLAERLCSRLNELAFERSSTGEGTPVPGPATRPAPAEIMAQAGAAKGVVPEIVRAHHGSVSKEQRAQIEEELKSGRLPAVVATSSLELGIDMGAVDLVACVEAPPSVASGLQRIGRAGHQVGAVSKGVIFPKYRGDLIQTAVVSERMRAGQIEETRCPRNPLDVLAQQIVAMCALDEWTVDELETVIRRAAPYATLPRSALEATLDMLAGRYPSDEFAELRPRVVWDRVTGRITGRPGAQRLAVTNAGTIPDRGMFGVFLAGGGEGRGGRRVGELDEEMVYESRVGDVFVLGATSWRIEDITADRVLVSPAPGRPGKLPFWHGDSPGRPAELGRALGAFLRDMSGGDESRLTAAGLDGFASANLLAYLAEQREATGYVPDDRTLVVERFHDELGDWRVVIHTPYGARVHAPWALAIARRLRERYGMDMQALHSDDGIVLRLPDTMDDPPADVAVFDPDELEQIVTEELGGSALFASRFRECAGRALLLPRRNPGRRSPLWQQRQRAADLMKVASKYGSFPIVLETMRECLQDVFDVPGLVGLMRDIAARRVRVVEVETGQASPFAASLMFAYVGAFMYEGDAPLAERRAQALALDTHLLAELLGQADLRELLDPDVVADTERELARLDRPLRDAEDLADLLRTHGPLLAEDVAVRDGAPGWLADLESARRAIRIRLAGVEQWAAVEDAARLRDALGVPLPVGVPHAFLEPVADPLGDLLARHARTRGPFAAETAAARFGLGVAVVTDALRRLTATGRVVCGEFRPGGRGEEWCDAGVLRSLRRRSLARLRKEVEPVPPEVLGAFSPAWHGITGGRPARGIDALVHAIEQLQGAAVPASALETLVLPGRVQGYEPALLDELTASGEVVWAGQGSLPGGDGWVALYFADTAPLLLPQPAEITMTPLHEEIVSALGGGGALFFRDLSTRVGSTDDGALATALWDLVWSGRLSGDTMAPLRSVLGSGRPAHRPSSSTRRRRAVLPTRSGPPTVSGRWWALPEPSTDVTQRSHAQAEVLLERHGVLTKGVMGAERLAGGFGAVYPVLRAFEESGRCRRGYFVESLGGAQFALPGAVDRMRAIAADLSSRSTSPASSVPGSSPLDRFPGSPDQTPGRITAGPSTEMGPASAPPAMGPALGPVSRPYGVVPGARSADAGRRAVVLAAADPANPYGAALSWPAHPGEVTHKPGRKAGSLVVLVDGHLVLYVERGGRTLLSFTDDDRLQPAVDALALAVRDGALGKLTVEKADGESITTSPLAKALESAGFHPTPRGLRLRA is encoded by the coding sequence GTGACCGCTTCCGTGCTCGACCATTTCACACCGGTGACCAGGCGATGGTTCACCGGCGCCTTCGCCGCGCCGACGGCCGCGCAGGAAGGCGCCTGGCGGTCGATCGCGCGAGGCGACAACACCCTCGTGGTGGCTCCCACCGGCTCCGGCAAGACCCTGGCCGCGTTCCTGTGGTCCCTGGACCGCCTGGCGGCCGCTCACATGGCCGAGAGGCCGGCGGGGTCGCGTGCGGCGGAGGACGGCTCCGCGAAGGGTGCGAGGGGCCGAGGCAAGAAGAAGGACCCGGCGCCGCGGCGCTGCCGGGTGGTATACGTGTCGCCGCTCAAGGCGCTGGCGGTCGACGTCGAGCGCAATCTCCGCGCTCCGCTCGCCGGCATCGGCCAGGCGGCACGCGCCATGGGGCTGACCGCGCCGGAGGTCTCGGTGGCCGTCCGGTCCGGTGACACCACGACCGAGGACCGCCGCCGCTTCGCCTCCCGGCCCTCCGACATCCTGATCACCACCCCCGAGTCGCTCTACCTTCTGCTGACCAGCAAGGCGCGTGACGCGCTGCGCGAGGTCGACACCGTCATCGTCGACGAGGTGCACGCCGTGGCGGGCGCCAAGCGCGGCGCTCACCTGGCGGTGACGCTGGAGCGGCTCGACACCCTGCTCCCCCGGCCCGCGCAGCGCATCGGCCTGTCGGCCACGGTCCGGCCGGTGAGCGAGATCGCGACGTTCCTCGGCGGCTCCCGGCCCGCCGCGGTCGTGCAGCCGCCGTCCGACAAGGTCATCGAGGTCGAGGTGATCGTTCCCGTCGAGGACATGACCGAGTTGGACGGCCCGCCGCGCCGGCCGTCCGTCCGAGGCGGCGAGCCAGGCGAGCCCGTGGCACCCGGCCTCGCCGAGGAGAGCGAGTCGCCGTGGGCCACGGAGGACCCGCCTCGGCGGTCGATCTGGCCGCACGTCGAGGAGCATCTGCTCGGCCTGATCGGCTCCCACCGCTCGACCATCGTCTTCGCCAACTCCCGCCGACTGGCCGAGCGCCTGTGCTCCCGCCTCAACGAGCTGGCGTTCGAGCGTTCCTCCACCGGGGAGGGCACCCCCGTTCCGGGGCCGGCGACCAGGCCGGCCCCCGCGGAGATCATGGCGCAGGCGGGTGCGGCCAAAGGCGTGGTGCCCGAGATCGTGCGGGCCCACCACGGCTCGGTGTCCAAGGAGCAGCGGGCCCAGATCGAGGAGGAGTTGAAGTCCGGCCGGCTGCCGGCGGTGGTGGCGACGTCCAGCCTGGAGCTCGGCATCGACATGGGGGCCGTCGACCTCGTGGCCTGTGTGGAGGCGCCGCCGAGCGTGGCGAGCGGTCTGCAGCGCATCGGCCGCGCGGGCCACCAGGTCGGCGCGGTCTCCAAGGGTGTGATCTTCCCCAAGTACCGCGGCGATCTGATCCAGACGGCCGTCGTCTCCGAACGCATGCGGGCCGGCCAGATCGAGGAGACCCGCTGTCCCCGCAATCCCCTTGACGTGCTGGCCCAGCAGATCGTGGCGATGTGCGCACTGGACGAGTGGACGGTCGACGAGCTGGAGACCGTGATCCGCCGCGCCGCGCCGTACGCGACGCTGCCGCGCAGCGCGCTGGAGGCCACGCTGGACATGCTGGCCGGTCGTTACCCGAGCGACGAGTTCGCCGAGCTGCGGCCTCGTGTGGTGTGGGACCGCGTGACGGGCCGGATCACCGGCCGTCCCGGCGCGCAGCGCCTCGCGGTGACCAACGCCGGCACCATCCCCGACCGCGGCATGTTCGGCGTGTTCCTGGCCGGTGGCGGCGAGGGCCGCGGCGGCCGGCGGGTCGGCGAGCTGGACGAGGAGATGGTGTACGAGTCCCGCGTGGGTGACGTCTTCGTGCTGGGGGCCACCTCGTGGCGCATCGAGGACATCACCGCCGACCGTGTGCTGGTCTCCCCCGCTCCGGGCCGTCCGGGCAAGCTGCCGTTCTGGCACGGCGACTCCCCCGGCCGTCCGGCGGAGCTCGGCCGAGCGCTCGGCGCGTTCCTGCGCGACATGTCAGGCGGCGACGAGTCCCGGCTCACCGCGGCCGGTCTCGACGGTTTCGCCTCGGCCAACCTGCTCGCCTACCTCGCCGAGCAGCGCGAGGCCACCGGGTACGTCCCGGACGACCGCACCCTGGTGGTCGAGCGGTTCCACGACGAGCTCGGCGACTGGCGTGTCGTGATCCACACGCCGTACGGCGCGCGGGTGCACGCTCCGTGGGCCCTCGCGATCGCCCGGCGGCTGCGTGAGCGGTACGGCATGGACATGCAGGCCCTCCACTCCGACGACGGCATCGTGCTGCGCCTTCCCGACACCATGGATGATCCGCCGGCCGATGTGGCGGTGTTCGACCCCGACGAGCTCGAACAGATCGTCACCGAGGAGCTCGGCGGGTCGGCGCTGTTCGCGTCACGGTTCCGTGAGTGCGCGGGCCGTGCGCTGCTGCTGCCGCGGCGCAACCCCGGCCGTCGTTCGCCGCTCTGGCAGCAGCGGCAGCGCGCCGCCGATCTGATGAAGGTCGCGAGCAAGTACGGCTCGTTCCCCATCGTGCTGGAGACGATGCGTGAGTGCCTGCAGGACGTGTTCGACGTGCCGGGCCTGGTGGGGCTGATGCGTGACATCGCCGCGCGCCGGGTGCGGGTGGTCGAGGTCGAGACCGGCCAGGCGTCGCCGTTCGCGGCGTCGCTGATGTTCGCGTACGTCGGGGCCTTCATGTACGAGGGGGACGCGCCGCTGGCGGAGCGTCGGGCCCAGGCGCTGGCGCTCGACACCCATCTGCTCGCGGAGCTCCTCGGCCAGGCCGACCTGCGCGAGCTGCTCGACCCCGATGTGGTGGCCGACACCGAGCGTGAGCTGGCCCGCCTGGACCGTCCGCTCCGCGACGCCGAGGACCTCGCCGACCTCCTGCGCACCCACGGCCCGCTCCTGGCCGAGGACGTCGCGGTGCGGGACGGCGCGCCGGGGTGGCTCGCCGATCTGGAGTCGGCGCGGCGGGCCATCCGCATCCGGCTGGCCGGGGTGGAGCAGTGGGCCGCCGTCGAGGACGCCGCGCGGCTGCGCGACGCGCTCGGCGTCCCGCTGCCTGTGGGGGTGCCGCACGCCTTCCTTGAGCCGGTCGCCGACCCGCTCGGCGACCTGCTGGCCCGGCACGCGCGCACCCGGGGCCCGTTCGCCGCCGAGACGGCCGCCGCCAGGTTCGGCCTCGGAGTCGCGGTGGTGACCGACGCGCTGCGGCGTCTCACCGCCACCGGCCGGGTGGTCTGCGGGGAGTTCCGGCCGGGTGGCAGGGGTGAGGAGTGGTGCGACGCCGGTGTGCTGCGGTCGTTGCGCCGCCGTTCCCTGGCGCGGCTGCGCAAGGAGGTCGAGCCGGTCCCGCCTGAGGTCCTCGGCGCGTTCTCACCGGCCTGGCACGGCATCACCGGCGGCCGTCCCGCGCGCGGCATCGACGCGCTGGTGCACGCCATCGAGCAGTTGCAGGGGGCCGCGGTGCCGGCGTCGGCGCTGGAGACGCTGGTGCTGCCCGGCCGGGTCCAGGGGTACGAGCCCGCGCTGCTCGACGAGCTGACCGCGTCCGGTGAGGTCGTGTGGGCCGGTCAGGGATCGCTGCCCGGCGGGGACGGCTGGGTGGCGCTGTACTTCGCCGACACCGCGCCGCTGCTGCTGCCGCAGCCGGCCGAGATCACCATGACCCCGCTGCACGAGGAGATCGTGTCGGCGCTCGGCGGCGGTGGAGCGCTGTTCTTCCGGGACCTTTCCACGAGAGTCGGTTCCACGGACGACGGAGCGCTCGCCACCGCGCTGTGGGATCTGGTGTGGTCGGGCCGGTTGTCCGGCGACACCATGGCCCCCCTGCGTTCCGTCCTCGGCTCCGGCCGTCCCGCGCACCGGCCTTCCTCCTCCACCCGCCGCCGGCGTGCCGTCCTCCCCACCCGTTCCGGCCCACCCACCGTCAGCGGCCGCTGGTGGGCACTGCCCGAGCCGTCCACCGACGTCACCCAGCGTTCCCACGCGCAGGCGGAGGTCCTGCTGGAGCGCCACGGCGTCCTGACCAAAGGCGTGATGGGTGCCGAACGCCTGGCCGGGGGTTTCGGCGCCGTGTACCCCGTCCTGCGCGCCTTCGAGGAGTCCGGCCGCTGCCGCCGCGGCTACTTCGTCGAGAGCCTCGGCGGGGCTCAGTTCGCTCTCCCCGGCGCGGTGGATCGCATGCGCGCCATCGCCGCCGACCTGTCGTCCCGCAGTACCTCGCCGGCGTCTTCGGTCCCTGGGTCATCTCCCCTGGATCGGTTTCCGGGATCGCCGGACCAGACCCCCGGTCGGATCACTGCGGGCCCGTCCACGGAAATGGGACCGGCCTCGGCACCACCGGCCATGGGACCGGCCCTCGGACCGGTGAGCCGGCCGTACGGCGTCGTGCCGGGGGCCCGTTCCGCGGACGCCGGCCGCCGCGCGGTGGTGCTGGCCGCCGCCGACCCCGCCAATCCGTACGGCGCCGCCTTGTCCTGGCCGGCCCACCCCGGTGAGGTGACACACAAACCCGGCCGTAAGGCGGGCTCCCTGGTCGTCCTGGTGGACGGCCACCTGGTCCTCTATGTGGAAAGAGGCGGCCGCACCCTGCTCTCCTTCACCGACGACGACCGTCTCCAGCCTGCCGTGG
- a CDS encoding VOC family protein, with protein MDIDYAAIDAARERIREQHIHARRPESSARGLHHFALICSDVERTIGFYQGLLEFPLTEIFENRDYKGSNHFFFDIGNGNLLAFFDLPGLDLPQYKEVLGGLHHIAISVERGKWERLRGKLDDAGVPYQVESDASIYFRDPDGARLELLADPLGEMYGTKVM; from the coding sequence ATGGACATCGACTACGCGGCGATCGATGCGGCCCGGGAACGTATACGGGAACAGCACATCCACGCACGGCGGCCCGAAAGCAGCGCTCGCGGCCTGCACCACTTCGCACTGATCTGCTCCGACGTCGAGCGGACCATCGGCTTCTACCAGGGACTCCTGGAGTTCCCGCTGACCGAGATATTCGAGAACCGGGACTACAAAGGCTCCAACCACTTCTTCTTCGACATCGGCAACGGCAACCTGCTGGCGTTCTTCGACCTCCCGGGGCTCGACCTGCCGCAGTACAAGGAGGTGCTCGGGGGCCTCCACCACATCGCCATCTCCGTCGAACGCGGCAAGTGGGAGAGGCTGCGCGGCAAGCTGGACGACGCCGGAGTCCCGTACCAGGTGGAGAGCGACGCCTCGATCTACTTCCGCGACCCGGACGGAGCACGCCTGGAACTGCTCGCCGATCCGCTGGGAGAGATGTACGGCACGAAGGTCATGTGA